A region of Candidatus Megaera polyxenophila DNA encodes the following proteins:
- a CDS encoding 30S ribosomal protein S15: MSIQAEVKTKLIKEYANAENDTGSVEVQCAILSERIKNLTEHLQSNHKDFSSRRGLLMLVGRRRRLLNYLKSQSLDRYVKLINKLGIRK; encoded by the coding sequence ATGTCGATACAAGCAGAGGTGAAAACAAAGCTAATAAAGGAATATGCAAACGCCGAGAATGATACAGGTTCTGTTGAAGTGCAATGTGCTATCCTTTCGGAAAGAATCAAAAACCTGACTGAACACTTGCAGAGTAATCATAAAGATTTCTCTTCAAGAAGAGGGCTTTTAATGTTAGTCGGACGCAGGCGTAGGTTACTTAATTATCTAAAAAGTCAAAGCCTTGATAGGTATGTTAAGCTAATAAACAAGCTTGGTATTAGGAAATAG
- a CDS encoding polynucleotide phosphorylase: MVRILNNKLEKGKWMFNEIIKKTNWNGSDLELSTGKIARQADGAVMLKMGDAAILSTVVSAKQVKEGADFFPLTVNYQERAYAAGKIPGGFFKREGRGSEKEILVSRLIDRPIRPLFHPGFLNETQVLCTVHSYDPKHNLDILSIIGASAALAVSGIPYLDIVAASRVGYIDGQYVLNPSLEELGNSKLDLVVAGTKDSVMMVESEASLLTEEQMLEAVKFGHQGFQPVIELIEDLKKAVDKAPWETKELFPQVLKDQIRNLTKEAIKEAFTLQIKQERYTLISDIRSAMIEKFTANEEYSAVQVIFAFKEVESEILRADALKNRVRIDGRKPDEIRPIECETSLFPSTHGSALFTRGETQGLVITTLGTGQDEQIIDALEGEYKEYFLLNYLFPPYCVGDASPLRAPSRREVGHGKLAWRALKRALPTRTEFPYTIRVVSEITESNGSSSMATVCGGSMSMMDAGIPMIAPISGIAMGLIKEGDNFIVLSDIIADEDHLGDMDFKVAGSKDGITALQMDIKVRGITFEIMEKALEQAKAGRIHILGKMATAITTNNLVSQNAPMIESFKVGKDKIREIIGPGGKIIREICETTGAKIDITDEGLVSISAVGRDKLDAAISRVKAIAVDPEIGDIFEGTVVKILEAGAFVNYSGNRDGFVHISEISHERVESVTGSLKEGQKVKVKLIGFDRGKAKLTIKNAEGSQPEKPKKEVQLNEKAVIPKNVTPPPTSKGEKREVAKKWKNKPVSEDENITERKYFN; encoded by the coding sequence ATGGTTCGTATACTAAACAATAAATTAGAAAAAGGTAAATGGATGTTTAACGAAATAATAAAAAAAACTAACTGGAATGGTTCTGATCTTGAATTATCTACCGGTAAAATAGCACGCCAGGCCGATGGCGCAGTAATGCTGAAAATGGGTGATGCGGCAATTTTATCTACGGTAGTTAGTGCAAAACAGGTAAAAGAGGGAGCAGATTTCTTTCCCCTTACTGTTAATTATCAGGAACGTGCTTATGCTGCAGGAAAAATTCCTGGTGGTTTTTTTAAAAGAGAAGGAAGAGGTAGTGAAAAAGAAATATTAGTCTCAAGATTAATAGATCGTCCTATAAGGCCGTTATTTCATCCTGGTTTTTTAAATGAAACGCAAGTTCTTTGTACGGTACATTCTTATGATCCAAAACATAATCTTGATATTTTATCAATAATAGGAGCTTCGGCTGCGCTTGCCGTTTCTGGTATTCCTTATCTGGACATAGTTGCTGCAAGTAGAGTTGGGTACATTGACGGACAATATGTTTTAAATCCTTCGCTTGAAGAGCTAGGGAATAGTAAATTAGATTTGGTTGTGGCAGGTACAAAAGACTCAGTAATGATGGTAGAGTCAGAAGCGTCATTGCTTACCGAAGAGCAAATGCTCGAAGCAGTAAAATTTGGTCATCAAGGATTCCAGCCAGTAATAGAACTGATAGAAGATCTCAAAAAAGCTGTTGATAAAGCTCCGTGGGAAACAAAAGAGCTATTTCCGCAAGTTCTAAAAGACCAAATACGAAATTTAACAAAAGAAGCGATTAAAGAAGCCTTTACGCTCCAAATAAAACAGGAAAGATATACTTTAATTAGTGATATAAGATCAGCAATGATAGAAAAATTTACTGCTAATGAAGAATATAGTGCGGTTCAGGTGATTTTTGCTTTTAAAGAAGTAGAATCTGAAATCCTTAGAGCTGATGCTTTAAAAAATAGGGTCAGAATTGATGGTAGAAAACCTGATGAAATTAGACCAATAGAGTGTGAAACCTCCTTGTTTCCAAGTACCCACGGTTCTGCTTTATTTACAAGAGGTGAAACCCAAGGGCTAGTAATAACAACTCTTGGTACAGGTCAGGATGAGCAGATAATTGACGCTTTGGAAGGGGAATATAAGGAGTATTTCCTGTTAAATTACTTGTTTCCACCATATTGTGTAGGCGATGCGTCACCTCTTAGAGCACCAAGCAGAAGGGAAGTGGGGCATGGCAAACTTGCCTGGAGAGCTTTAAAGAGAGCTTTGCCAACAAGAACTGAATTTCCTTATACCATAAGGGTGGTATCGGAAATTACGGAATCTAACGGTTCATCTTCAATGGCAACAGTTTGTGGCGGTTCAATGTCTATGATGGATGCGGGTATTCCAATGATAGCCCCAATTTCAGGTATTGCTATGGGTCTTATTAAGGAAGGTGATAATTTTATAGTTTTATCAGATATTATTGCTGACGAGGATCATTTAGGAGACATGGACTTTAAGGTTGCCGGTAGCAAAGATGGTATTACTGCCTTACAGATGGATATTAAAGTTAGGGGTATTACTTTTGAAATAATGGAAAAAGCTCTAGAGCAAGCAAAAGCCGGACGCATTCATATTTTGGGTAAAATGGCTACAGCTATCACAACTAATAATTTAGTAAGTCAAAATGCCCCGATGATAGAATCCTTTAAGGTCGGTAAGGATAAAATTAGGGAAATAATTGGCCCTGGGGGGAAAATTATTAGAGAGATCTGCGAAACAACAGGAGCTAAAATTGACATCACAGATGAAGGACTAGTTTCCATATCGGCGGTTGGTAGGGATAAATTGGATGCCGCAATTAGCAGAGTAAAAGCAATTGCAGTTGATCCTGAAATAGGTGATATTTTTGAAGGCACAGTAGTGAAAATCTTAGAAGCAGGAGCTTTTGTTAATTATTCCGGCAATAGAGATGGATTTGTCCATATTAGCGAAATTTCGCATGAAAGGGTGGAGTCGGTTACAGGATCTCTAAAAGAAGGACAAAAAGTTAAAGTAAAGCTTATAGGTTTTGATCGTGGTAAAGCAAAATTAACTATCAAAAATGCTGAGGGTTCTCAGCCTGAAAAACCTAAAAAAGAAGTTCAGCTAAATGAAAAAGCCGTGATTCCTAAAAATGTTACCCCACCACCAACTTCTAAAGGTGAAAAAAGGGAAGTAGCTAAAAAATGGAAAAACAAGCCAGTTAGTGAAGATGAAAACATAACTGAGAGAAAATACTTCAATTAA
- the truB gene encoding tRNA pseudouridine synthase B, with protein sequence MDGWLNLYKPRGISSAKAVAVVKSYFKKSRIGHTGTLDLEAEGVLPIAIGQATKLVSILINSSKEYIFTIQFGSQTDTGDLAGKIIKKTDIIPTEDECLNVCHKFVGIIKQIPPIYSALKINGVRAYKLARQNKEFEVNPRFITIYDLKLLCYDSHTKRATYVVNCSKGTYVRTLAEDISLSLHSLGFVVELRRTRVGIFTEENSINMFNINCKTFDEAHAVVKSKCLKVEDVLDDIPVLEVDELVAQKIRYGQQCDFDKVENHDQIWLKYDNKILAIGSLSDESFKSSRVFNYKKDGEE encoded by the coding sequence TAGCAGTTGTTAAAAGTTATTTTAAAAAATCTAGGATTGGTCATACCGGAACTTTAGATCTGGAAGCAGAAGGAGTCCTGCCGATAGCTATTGGCCAGGCAACAAAATTAGTAAGTATTCTCATTAATAGTTCAAAAGAGTATATATTTACTATTCAGTTTGGCTCTCAAACTGATACCGGTGATTTGGCTGGGAAAATTATTAAAAAAACAGATATTATTCCTACAGAAGATGAATGCCTGAATGTATGCCATAAATTTGTTGGTATAATCAAGCAAATACCTCCGATATATTCAGCACTAAAAATCAATGGAGTTAGGGCTTATAAGCTGGCAAGGCAGAATAAAGAATTTGAAGTAAACCCACGTTTCATAACAATTTATGACTTAAAATTATTATGTTATGATAGTCATACTAAGCGTGCAACTTATGTGGTCAATTGTTCTAAAGGTACATATGTTAGAACCCTAGCGGAAGATATTTCTTTATCCTTGCATAGTTTAGGATTTGTGGTAGAATTGCGCCGCACAAGGGTTGGAATATTTACTGAAGAAAACTCAATAAATATGTTTAACATAAACTGCAAAACTTTTGATGAAGCTCATGCTGTAGTTAAAAGTAAGTGCTTGAAGGTTGAAGATGTACTAGACGACATCCCGGTACTTGAAGTAGATGAATTAGTTGCCCAGAAAATTAGGTATGGCCAGCAATGTGATTTCGATAAAGTAGAAAATCATGATCAGATCTGGCTTAAATACGATAACAAAATTTTGGCTATAGGTAGTTTATCTGATGAAAGCTTCAAATCTTCAAGAGTGTTTAACTATAAAAAAGATGGAGAGGAATGA